In Cherax quadricarinatus isolate ZL_2023a chromosome 86, ASM3850222v1, whole genome shotgun sequence, the sequence ccattccagaacgTCGGTTGAAATCAGAAATGgacgaaaaccgaagtaatatttcacataagaaataatgtaaatccaattaactctttccagatacccaaaaatattaacaaaaagcaCATGTTATAGAGAAtatctatagttttacatacagaaaacaatgagaaataaatgactaattttaatggataatgaacatttaaattactattacatacctttattgaagtctTGTTGGTATATGGAAAAAAAGcgatgaggggagagggaggagaggttattgtttgaaaggggaatccccctccatggaaataaatggtataaaataccgacacaatggaaatataaacacatatgcagtataatgtgaccctttattgacaatgtttcgcccacacagtgagctttttcgaGTCTCAAACagatctgcataacaagcggattTCTAGTAGTGTTATTGATGtcgctatggtctgtatactatcaaatagtagtagaggtagtagtactaTTGTTGTTATATTAACACTCTACTCTCTGAACCCTTGTGTTATTACCACTACTCTCTTATTATTCCAACCTTTGCCAGTATtatactacttactactaccacaaccactactactaatattactcaatactactactactaccactgcgactattactactactactactattactactgcgactattactactactaccacaacaaccactactactaatattattcaatactactactaccaccaccactactactgtgaccAAGTAGCAAGTATTAACGCACAAACTGTGACCAAGTAACAAGGATTAACGCACAAACTGTGACCAAGTAGCAAGTATTAACGCAAAAACTGACCAAGTAGCAAGGATTAACGCACAAACTGTGACCAAGTAGCAAGGATTAACGCACAAACTGTGACCAAGTAGCAAATATTAACGCACAAACTGTGACCAAGTAACAAGGATTAACGCACAAACTGTGACCAAGTAGCAAGTATTAACGCACAAACTGACCAAGTAGCAAGGATTAACGCACAAACTGTGACCAAGTAGCAAGTATTAACGCACAAACTGTGACCAAGTAGCAAGGATTAACGCACAAACTGTGACCAAGTAGCAAGTATTAACACACAAACTGTGACCAAGTAGCAAGTATTAACACACAAACTGTGACCAAGTAGCAACAACAAATGTACTAACTGTGACTGTATAGTAGCGATGGTGTTGCGTATATCTGCAGTGGTGCCCAGAGCTacatcacacacctgcaccacacacacctgcaccttcTTCACCTGCTTGTTGCAGTTGTTGATCACGTTCACCTGAACGTTCACTGCCTCGCCGTGGTAGTAGATCTGAGGGACAAGTTCTATCAAGAGCTACATAGGGATTCCAACCGGGGTAGCATAATGTATACCCACTGATCTACTGGTCTACAAGCTCAGTGCATGAACACAATCAGTGCGTGAACACAATCAGTGCATGAACACAATCACTGGATGAACACAATCAGTGCATGAACACAATCACTGGATGAACACAATCAGTGCATGAACACAATCAGTGCATGAACACAATCAGTGCATGAACACAATCACTGGATGAACACAATCAGTGCATGAACACAATCAGTGCATGAACACAATCAGTGCATGAACACAATCAGTACATGAACACAATCAGTGCATGAACACAATCAGTGCATGAACACAATCAGTACATGAACACAATCAGTACATGAACACAATCAGTGCATGAACACAATCAGTACATGAACACAATCAGTGCATGAACACAATCAGTGCATGAACACAATCAGTACATGAACACAATCAGTACATGAACACAATCAGTGCATGAACACAATCAGTACATGAACGCAATCAGTACATGAACACAATCAGTGCGTGAACACAATCAGTGCATGAACACAATCAGTGCATGAACACAATCAGTGCATGAACACAATCAGTACATGAACACAATCAGTACATGAACACAATCAGTGCGTGAACACAATCAGTGCATGAACACAATCAGTGTATGAACACAATCAGTGCATGAACACAATCAGTGTATGAACACAATCAGTGCGTGAACACAATCAGTGCATGAACACAATCAGTGCATGAACACAATCAGTGCATGAACACAATCAATGCATGAACACAATCAGTACATGAACACAATCAGTACATGAACACAATCAGTGCGTGAACACAATCAGTGCGTGAACACAATCAGTGCATGAACACAATCAGTGCATGAACACAATCAGTGTATGAACACAATCAGTGTGTGAACACAATCAGTGTATGAACACAATCAGTGCATGAACACAATCAGTGTATGAACACAATCAGTGCGTGAACACAATCAGTGTATGAACACAATCAGTGCATGAACACAATCAGTGTATGAACACAATCAGTGCGTGAACACAATCAGTGTATGAACACAATCAGTGCATGAACACAATCAGTGTATGAACACAATCAGTGCATGAACACAATCAGTGCGTGAACACAATCAGTGCATGAACACAATCAGTACATGAACACAATCAGTGCGTGAACACAATCAGTGCATGAACACAATCAGTGTATGAACACAATCAGTGCGTGAACACAATCAGTGTATGAACACAATCAGTGCATGAACACAATCAGTGCGTGAACACAATCAGTGCATGAACACAATCAGTGTATGAACACAATCAGTGCATGAACACAATCAGTGTATGAACACAATCAGTGCATGAACACAATCAGTGTATGAACACAATCAGTGCATGAACACAATCAGTGCGTGAACACAATCAGTGCATGAACACAATCAGTGTATGAACACAATCAGTGCATGAACACAATCAGTGTATGAACACAATCAGTGCGTGAACACAATCAGTGTATGAACACAATCAGTGCATGAACACAATCAGTGCATGAACACAATCAGTGCATGAACACAATCAGTGCATGAACACAATCAATGCATGAACACAATCAGTACATGAACACAATCAGTGCGTGAACACAATCAGTGCATGAACACAATCAGTGCATGAACACAATCAGTGCATGAACACAATCAATGCATGAACACAATCAGTACATGAACACAATCAGTACATGAACACAATCAGTGCGTGAACACAATCAGTGCATGAACACAATCAGTGTATGAACACAATCAGTGCGTGAACACAATCAGTGTATGAACACAATCAGTGCATGAACACAATCAGTGTATGAACACAATCAGTGCATGAACACAATCAGTGCATGAACACAATCAGTGCATGAACACAATCAGTACATGAACACAATCACTGGATGAACACAATCAGTACATGAACACAATCAGTGCATGAACACAATCAGTACATGAACACAATCAGTGCATGAACACAATCAGTGCATGAACACAATCAGTACATGAACACAATCAATGCATGAACACAATCAGTACATGAACACAATCAGTACATGAACACAATCAGTACATGAACACAATCAGTACATGAACACAATCAGTGCATGAACACAATCAGTGCATGAACACAATCAGTACATGAACACAATCAGTACATGAACACAATCAATGCATGAACACAATCAGTACATGAACACAATCAGTACATGAACACAATCAGTACATGAACACAATCAGTACATGAACACAATCAGTGCATGAACACAATCAGTGCATGAACACAATCAGTACATGAACACAATCAGTACATGAACACAATCAGTACATGAACACAATCAATGCATGAACACAATCAGTACATGAACACAATCAATGCATGAACACAATCAGTACATGAACACAATCAGTACATGAACACAATCAGTGCATGAACACAATCAGTGCATGAACACAATCAGTACATGAACACAATCAATGCATGAACACAATCAGTACATGAACACAATCAGTACATGAACACAATCAGTACATGAACACAATCAGTGCATGAACACAATCAGTGCATGAACACAATCAGTGCATGAACACAATCAGTGCATGAACACAATCAGTGCATGAACACAATCAGTGCATGAACACAATCAGTGCATGAACACAATCAGTGCATGAACACAATCAATGCATGAACACAATCAGTACATGAACACAATCAGTGCGTGAACACAATCAGTGCATGAACACAATCAGTGCATGAACACAATCAGTGCATGAACACAATCAATGCATGAACACAATCAGTACAGGAACACAATCAGTACATGAACACAATCAGTGCGTGAACACAATCAGTGCATGAACACAATCAGTGTATGAACACAATCAGTGCGTGAACACAATCAGTGTATGAACACAATCAGTGCATGAACACAATCAGTGTATGAACACAATCAGTGCATGAACACAATCAGTGCATGAACACAATCAGTGCATGAACACAATCAGTACATGAACACAATCACTGGATGAACACAATCAGTACATGAACACAATCAGTGCATGAACACAATCAGTACATGAACACAATCAGTGCATGAACACAATCAGTGCATGAACACAATCAGTACATGAACACAATCAATGCATGAACACAATCAGTACATGAACACAATCAGTACATGAACACAATCAGTACATGAACACAATCAGTACATGAACACAATCAGTGCATGAACACAATCAGTGCATGAACACAATCAGTACATGAACACAATCAGTACATGAACACAATCAATGCATGAACACAATCAGTACATGAACACAATCAGTACATGAACACAATCAGTACATGAACACAATCAGTACATGAACACAATCAGTGCATGAACACAATCAGTGCATGAACACAATCAGTACATGAACACAATCAGTACATGAACACAATCAGTACATGAACACAATCAATGCATGAACACAATCAGTACATGAACACAATCAATGCATGAACACAATCAGTACATGAACACAATCAGTACATGAACACAATCAGTGCATGAACACAATCAGTGCATGAACACAATCAGTACATGAACACAATCAATGCATGAACACAATCAGTACATGAACACAATCAGTACATGAACACAATCAGTACATGAACACAATCAGTGCATGAACACAATCAGTGCATGAACACAATCAGTGCATGAACACAATCAGTGCATGAACACAATCAGTGCATGAACACAATCAGTACATGAACACAATCAGTACATGAACACAATCAGTGCATGAACACAATCAGTGCATGAACACAATCAGTACATGAACACAATCAATGCATGAACACAATCAGTACATGAACACAATCAGTACATGAACACAATCAGTGCATGAACACAATCAGTGCATGAACACAATCAGTACATGAACACAATCAATGCATGAACACAATCAGTGCATGAACACAATCAGTACATGAACACAATCAGTACATGAACACAATCAGTGCATGAACACAATCAGTGCATGAACACAATCAGTGCATGAACACAATCAGTGCATGAACACAATCAGTATACTAGCACAGTACATAATTACAATCACTGGATGAGCACAATCAGTAGATAAAGACAATAAAAACCACAATTTCAGCATAACTCATAAAATATAACTTAAAATTTAGTTAAGAAAATTAAGTTAGAGCAAAgttagtaggttaggttaggttaggttaggttaggttaggttaagttaggttaggttaggttgggttagatttgtcaggaaacagtacaagtgtttcctgacgcgggtcttagtcataagatgacccacagctggagcttttggtcatctgaccgaggccttccactggcttacccctgtATGATTGTTATTATAACTATTAGATTCACTATCAACTAGTAACTGTGGTAAGATTATTGATGTGACTCTTAAATAACAGCTTATGAGAAATTGTGTAAAtaatttagaaaactgacaagttgataaatgagacaattATGTAAAATTTgttgtatctttattctggaaacgtttcgccagccagtggcttcttcagtctaatacagagaagaacgatgaaagatgaggaggagttggaaGTAATCAGTcagtagatgtgttcagtccatcattcttgactgatggactgaacacatcgactccaggctgagggactgattacctcaaactactactcatcTTCCaacgttcttctctgtactggactgaagaagtcactggttggcgaaacgtttccagaataaagatacccaaatgttgcacaagtgtctcatttatcagccCTGAGAAATTTACACAGATGTTTTGGAAATTTTATTGACCAGCCTGTCGAGAATACAAGAGTGTTGAGACTCGCAGGTGGCTGGGAAATACTACTGACCAGCCCGTCGAGAATACAAGAGTGTGGAGACTCGCAGGTGGCTGGGAAATACTACTGACCAGCCTGTCGAGAATACAAGAGTGTTGAGACTCGCAGGTGGCTGGGAAATACTACTGACCAGCCTGTCGAGAATACAAGAGTGTGGAGACTCGCAGGTGGCTGGGAAATACTACTGACCAGCCTGTCGAGAATACAAGAGTGTGGAGACTCGCAGGTGGCTGGGAAATACTACTGACCAACCTGTGGAGAATACAAGAGTGTTGAGACTCGCAGGTGGCTGGGAATAACTACTGACCAGCCTGTCGAGAATACAAGATTGTGGAGACTCGCAGGTGGCTGGGAAATACTACTGACCAGCCTGTCGAGAATACAAGATTGTGGAGACTCGCAGGTGGCTGGGAAATACTACTGACCAGCCTGTCGAGAATACAAGAGTGTGGAGACTCGCAGGTGGCTGGGAAATACTACTGACCAGCCTGTCGAGAATACAAGAGTGTGGAGACTCGCAGGTGGCTGGGAAATACTACTGACCAGCCTGTCGAGAATACAAGAGTGTTGAGACTCGCAGGTGACTGGGAAATACTACTGACCAGCCTGTCGAGAATACAAGAGTGTGGAGACTCGCAGGTGGCTGGGAAATACTACTGACCAGCCTGTCGAGAATACAAGAGTTTGAAGACTCGCAGGTGGCTGGGAAATACTACTGACCAGCCTGTCGAGAATACAAGAGTGTTGAGACTCGCAGGTGGCTGGGAAATACTACTGACCTGCCTGTCAAGGATGACATTGAGGTGAAGTTTACCAGGAGAGAGAAGAAACTCTTTGGTACACGACACCATGGGCTGTCGACCTTGTTTTGCTGGAGCGTACTGCCGCCTCCTGTTTCAATTGACCAAAATTTGATAGTTACATAGCGTGAATAAAAtatgtttctctgtcatattccatcacacaggatagttgtCATGCATTAAATAACGCTGTTTGTTAGCTTAAGATGGCAGATTTCAGAAGAGTAATGCCGTCAAACAATCCCATTGTAGGTTCAGTTGATACGACAGTTTTAAAggattccttccagcagagctgctgttattattattattattattattattattattattattattattatcattattattattattgggaattaccatctctcaggacacCTAAGCATGTAGGACAAATGGAGCAAGTATGGAGTAAGTGAATGTATGTAGATATATTGAAgcggatgtgtcagcagatgtctGCGAAAGATGAAGTGAAGTGTAGAAAATATGGAGGAAAAAGGTAAGTGGAGGTGTCTGTGCAGAAGTTTATTAACGGTGTAAACAAAAGAATATAAGGCTGAGTGGGTAAGATGTAAGAAGACCCACCTAAAGAGAGGATCCACCTGGCGAGAGGACCCACCCTATGAGAGGACCCACCTTATGAGAGGACCCACCTAACGAGAGGACCCACCTTATGAGAGGACCCACCTGACGAGAGAACCCACCTTATGAGAGGACCCACCTGACGAGAGGACCCACGTGACGAGAGGACCCACCTTATGAGAGGACCCACCTTATGAGAGGACTCACCTTATGAGAGGACCCACCTTATGAGAGGACCCACCTGACGAGGAGTCTGACACAGGAACGACGGTGAGGCTGCTCATCCTGGGTGCTGCCCACGAACACTCGTACCTGCCAGTGTACACCACACGCCCGCCCACTCTCCTCCTGGCCTGACGCACACATACATGACCTTAGTAaagtattacacacacacacacacacacacacacgtttcagatatgggacacaacaacaaggggtcacaattggaagttgaagactcagatgagtcacagggatgttaggaagtatttcttcagtcacagagtgttacaaaaaacgcgatttctaaaaagcttagagatctccaggtaatactagaaaggactgcccttctagcatccagcctgttactgggttttcgtaacaattagtcagtatcctggtccaattatccattagaattcaataagaattattagtgcttcaggattacaactggtaggctactaactagagaaattaaaatttaataaatttattaataattaagttgtctagacgTATATCAAATGAAAATAAATTAATcaatttaaacaaattaataataatcacttctctcgtgtacagtagtattgtgctgaaagcacatatcacatatttatgtcttaagtaccgtctggtacattaacatttaataagatattataaatatgtacaagtaagtttgtgtgtatgtgtgtcagtgctctaagtagttcgctatgtctcaagactcaacAGTTGgtcaactaacttcttgaccaactggcaatcagaacagtctgcttgaacaataaaaagaatgctaagcccaatagcaatacaacaagcaactgcgacacagaatcaaaaacaaggagataatataacgacactaagtagggaccatctgcagatcctccacaaaagtcacaaaactctcatactactgaatctaagttcagcataagaaaatccccaactgtgacagtacacagataccagtacaagttaggtcagaagctacagctcaggacctgagttggtCCGAGTGTCtaggcgacacacaacctcagtacaacgtcgaaaatctcTAAGTCTAtataatgttctgtgaacagttctatagaaccaacaagaaagctacagagactatcttccaacaagggccaataagggagagttaggcacgtcttgtcaggaatacgtccaaccaccaagagagtctagcccagactgactacttcaggcgaggtgttaacaccccccccccccccgatcacgtggacagctgctgcccagcaacacagaagccggcagagtaacgagccacaagcaataattacagtagttagacaatcaagacttgaactatgagcacataataataatatatgaatgttacatcctacctaacaatataactaagtcaaataataatataaagcaatatatttacgatttagctattatcgcaaatataagcaatataaaattatacaaaaaggtaatatacattatatacattgtgacccattcaggggtcacaacacagagctgtcaggaagtggaatagtctcgaaagagaagtggtggaggcagactccatacacagctttaagaagaggtatgatgaagctcacggagcagggagtgagtaacctagtagcgaccaatgaacaggtggggccgggagctatgaatcgacgtctgcaactacaattaggtgagtacaattagatgaggtGAGTACAGGAACatggggacacaactggaagttaaaaacttagatgagtcataaggatgttaggaagtatttcttcagccttagagttgtcagaaagtctggagaatgatgtagtggaggcaggatccgtacatacatagctttaaaaagaggtaagATAAGAATATTTGAGTGAGGAGAGAGTTGCGATTAgcaaagaggcggagccaggaactgtgaatcgacccctgcaaccacaaatagatgagtacaaatagctgagtacacacaggagTTAAGATTCGACCCCTGGAAACATACCTTGGCGAGGAGGtaaggaaagaaagaagaaacaaaGGTTAGAACATAATTTAAACAATAAAGAAGAATCAGATCAGCTGTGCGATCCTTCAACAAAAATATTGAATTGAAACTAAACAGCTACTAGACACCTGCAAAACTACAAATGTGTTATCAGTGTTCAAGAAGGAAAATAAAGATTGGCAGATAAAGAAAGGGACTTTGCAGATAACTAAACCTGTGTTTTAAAGAGATATTACCCAAGGAAGCGGGTCTGCAAGACAGCAAGAGAGAAACGGGAGACTAGCGGAAACTGGATAACGTCACAGTAAAAAGATATAGAGTAAAAAAAAAGGTCAAGTGAGCTGAACACGTCAAAATTAACGATCTTTGATACCTTCCAGGTCCTGACAGAGGAAGTAGAGGCACTGTGTGATCCACTAGCAAAGATCTACAAGTCACTACATACAAGGTAACTTCCAGAAAGCTACAAAGCATCAAATAACGTCAGTAGTGAAGcaaggggagaggcaggcagtaCCAAACTATAGAACAGTGATGTAAATAACAGTAAGAAGACCAACGGAACACCCACAGACTCATCAAGTATATAATAACACATCAGGTTGAGACAAagtgaattatattttaaataacaaaaaaggcacaatatcgtgactggaacgatacacaaataacccgcacataaaagagagaagcttacgacgacgtttcggtccgacttggaccattgacaaagtcacactgtgtgactttgtcaatggtccaagtcggaccgaaacgtcgtcgtaagcttctctcttttatgtgcgggttatttgtgaattatattttataAGCTTACAACACAACTCTGACAAGATAACACATTAAAACACGAGAGGAATTAATGACTCAAGTGCACTGAATATTTGACGATGTTTACATAATAAAGAATATACTTAAAAtgaatcattctctctctctctctctctctctctctctctctctctctctctctctctctctctctctctctctctctctctctctctctctctctctctctctctctctctctctctctctcgctctctctctcttctttactAATAATGGTTGAATTACCAACAAAAATGTTAAGTGAATAGACACAGAcacaactaatgtaacattataTTGTGTTAAAATGTCATTCACTTACAAGTGTGTTATTAAGATAAGATTCTCTCACCTTGTTGTATGGTGACGGATGCTGGGGCATTCCTGGGCATCTCCAGGTGGAAGGGAAAGGCATTGATGCCCAACTTCTTCTGTAGTCGTTCCTGTTGAGCACACAATATCCATGATGCAGGCAACACAATACTATGTAATGCAGGCAACACAATACATCATGATGCAGGCAACATAATACTATGTAATGCAGGCAGCACAATACATCATGATGCAGGCGACACAATACCTCATGATACAGGCAGCACAATACATCATGATGCAGGCAACACAGTACGTCATGTTACAGGCAACACAGTACGTCATGTTACAGGCAACACAGTACGTCATGTTACAGGTAATACAACACATCATGATGCAGGTAGGCTGGTAGGTGGTGTAGGGAGAGTGATGACTCACCTGTAGGCTGGTAAGTGATGCAGATAGGCTGGTAGGTGGGTAGACCTGGGTAGAAGCTACCACCAGCTCCCTGGCGAAGGTAAGGCCCATTACTTCGTCTTCCTCTCGTCCATAACGGTaagtcatcaccacctgtgcgaACACCCGTCTATCCTTCACGTAACCGTCCTCCAGCCACACCATCCCGTCTGTCACAACATAAGAACACTGGAACCTCCAGCCACACCATCCCGTCTGTCACAACATAAGAACACTGGAACCTCCAGCCACACCATCCCGTCTGTCACAACATAAGAACACTGGAACCTCCAGCCACACCATCCCGTCTGTCACAACATAAGGACACTGGAACCTCCAGCCACACCATCCCGTCTGTCACAACATAAGAACACTGGAACCTCCAGCCACACCATCCCGTCTGTCACAACATAAGAACACTGGAACCTCCAGCCACACCATCCCGTCTGTCACAACATAAGAACACTGGAACCTCCAGCCACACCATCCCGTCTGTCACAACATAAGAACACTGGAACCTCCAGCCACACCATACCGTCTGTCACAACATAAGAACACTGGAACCTCCAGCCACACCATCTCGTCTGTCACAACATAAGAACACTGGAACCTCTAGCCACACCATACCGTCTGTCACAACATAAGAACACTGGAACCTCCAGCCACACCATCTCGTCTGTCACAACATAAGAACACTGGAACCTCCAGCCACACCATACCGTCTGTCACAACATAAGAACACTGGAACCTCCAGCCACACCATACCGTCTGTCACAACATAAGAACACTGGAACCTCCAGCCACACCATCCCGTCTGTCACAACATAAGAACACTGGAACCTCCAGCCACACCATCCCGTCTGTCACAACATAAAAACACTGGAACCTCCAGCCACACCATCCCGTCTGTCACAACATAAGAACACTGGAACCTCCAGCCACACCATACCGTCTGTCACAACATAAGAACACTGGAACCTCCAGCCACACCATACCGTCTGTCACAACATAAGAACACTGGAACCTCCAGCCACACCATCTCGTCTGTCACAACATAAGAACACTGGAACCTCCAGCCACACCATACCGTCTGTCACAACATAAGAACACTGGAGCCTCCAGCCACACCATACCGTCTGTCACAACATAAGAACACTGGAACCTC encodes:
- the LOC128702955 gene encoding phosrestin-2-like; the encoded protein is MAFSFHVYRKSAPNGKLSVYVGRRDYTDHLTHVDPIDGMVWLEDGYVKDRRVFAQVVMTYRYGREEDEVMGLTFARELVVASTQVYPPTSLSASLTSLQERLQKKLGINAFPFHLEMPRNAPASVTIQQGQEESGRACGVHWQVRVFVGSTQDEQPHRRSCVRLLVRRRQYAPAKQGRQPMVSCTKEFLLSPGKLHLNVILDRQIYYHGEAVNVQVNVINNCNKQVKKVQVCVVQVCDVALGTTADIRNTIATIQSQEGCPVVPGFSLGRTYHLCLHPQGKHQRRGLALEGQLKVEETSLASSTLFTHPGGGQHFGIVVSYVVRVKLVMGTLAGELVAEVPFTLMNPPPDDSLAAPVREGRQENLEERARLVIEECQRTSISDMLRGGQESQESVDNTLPDTTDDYQVFSTEEPRQPTRNGDMK